In the genome of Magnetospirillum sp. WYHS-4, the window CGATCGACGCAGGCAAAGACCCTTGCCGCCATGTTCCGGGCGGCCCCCGGATCGTCCTTGGCGATGTGGTCCGCCTGGGCGTCGAGGTTCAAGAGCGCCCGGCGCGTCCAGCGGACGATCACGCCCGCCATTTGGCACGCACCCCCGCCACCGCTTCGGCGTCGGCGAAGTCTCCGGTGTCGGCCTCCGCGATCCCTTGCCGGACCTCTTCGACGAACCATGTCTCGTGGTCCACGAAGGAGGCGAGCGCCTTCTCGACCACCCAACTCTTGGGACGGTCCAGCGCCAGCGCCAGAGCTTCCACCCGGTGGGCCAAATCTTCCGGTACGCGTACCGAGACGGATGCGGTCTTGGGTGCCATTGCCTCTCGCCTGTATGAGTGTTGCATACAACTCCGTACATTGTGACACCCGGCTATCGGTTTGTCGAGAGCCGGCTCGGACCCTGTCGGCTCGGCCCCTGCGGGGCTCCGCCGCCCTTGCCCCCTCCCCATGCTGGTGGCAGGATTGGCGCATGCGTATTTGGCTTGCCTCGCTTCTGGTCCTGTTTCTTGCCGCCGGGACGGTTCGGGCCGATCCGGCGGCGGAGG includes:
- a CDS encoding ribbon-helix-helix protein, CopG family, with amino-acid sequence MAPKTASVSVRVPEDLAHRVEALALALDRPKSWVVEKALASFVDHETWFVEEVRQGIAEADTGDFADAEAVAGVRAKWRA